One window from the genome of Saccharomyces mikatae IFO 1815 strain IFO1815 genome assembly, chromosome: 2 encodes:
- the SMKI02G1730 gene encoding uncharacterized protein (similar to Saccharomyces cerevisiae YBR062C; ancestral locus Anc_3.279) has translation MSTYEEEHGIQQNSRATQEIGENSQEEQRRQVRSQLQGLFQNFGSSGGEGNRYSDSTLLLQLLSQLLPESLQEEWLQEMDKGKNAGCPDSFASSLPRINKRKLKVTDNCSICYTNYLEDEYPLVVELPHCHHKFDLECLSVWLSRSTTCPLCRDDVMGHRIINEIDTTEAELEEDWGMYG, from the exons ATGTCTACATATGAAG AGGAACATGGAATACAACAAAATTCAAGAGCCACTCAAGAAATAGGAGAAAATTCACAAGAAGAGCAGAGAAGACAGGTTAGGTCCCAACTACAGGGTTTAttccaaaattttggtAGCTCTGGGGGTGAAGGGAATAGATATTCTGATTCAACATTACTCTTACAATTATTGTCGCAGTTGCTTCCAGAATCATTACAGGAAGAATGGCTGCAAGAAATGGATAAAGGCAAGAATGCAGGCTGTCCGGATAGTTTTGCATCGTCTTTACCACGGatcaacaaaagaaaactcaAGGTCACTGACAACTGCTCTATTTGCTATACTAATTATTTAGAAGATGAGTACCCCTTAGTAGTTGAATTACCACATTGCCATCACAAATTTGATTTGGAGTGCCTATCTGTTTGGCTTTCTCGAAGTACAACCTGTCCACTATGTAGGGATGATGTTATGGGCCACCGAATCATCAACGAAATTGATACAACGGAAGCAGaattagaagaagattgGGGTATGTACGGTTAG
- the ORC2 gene encoding origin recognition complex subunit 2 (similar to Saccharomyces cerevisiae ORC2 (YBR060C); ancestral locus Anc_3.274), producing MLDGEDFVDHNDILSSPAKSRTATPKRLDMHKERSIRRIHSSKKNLLERISLAAETINTSPDPALKPTTPSKVPRKRGRPRKIQDGSSGSMGESEENSSKKKRLLFKGRLSNTNEESKTSNARQVMEDKKREETKESESIQLTTPTTYEKSTIPPIDDSSASNPLELPEPTTPSKKSFTTNHNFTSPLKQIIMNNLKEYKDTTSPGKLTLSRNFTPTPVPKNKKLYQSSETKSASSFLDTFEGYFDQRKTVRTNAKSRRTMSMAPDVTREEFSLVTSFFNKNFQSRPRQKLFEIQKKMFPQYWFELTQGFSLLFYGVGSKRNFLEEFAIDYLSPKITYSQQAYEYESEQNESVNAIPCLILNGYNPSCNYRDVFKEITDLLVPAELTRSETKYWGNHVILQIQKMIDFYKNQPLDIKLILVVHNLDGPSIRKNTFQTMLSYLSVIRQIAIVASTDHIYAPLLWDNMKAQNFNFVFHDISNYEPSTVESTFQDVMKMGKSDTSSGAEGAKYVLQSLTINSKKMYKLLIETQMQNMDNLAANTGPKRGTQRTGVELKLFNHLCAADFIASNEIALRSMLREFIEHKMANITKNNSGMEIIWVPYTYAELDKLLKTVLSTL from the coding sequence ATGCTTGATGGCGAAGACTTTGTAGACCATAATGATATTCTATCATCACCGGCAAAAAGCAGAACTGCGACACCGAAAAGGCTTGATATGCATAAGGAAAGGTCTATAAGGAGGATTCATTcatcaaagaagaatttattgGAAAGAATCTCCCTTGCAGCCGAAACTATAAATACATCTCCTGACCCGGCACTCAAACCAACTACACCAAGTAAAGTTCCTCGTAAACGTGGAAGACCAAGGAAGATACAGGATGGTTCAAGCGGTAGCATGGGagaaagtgaagaaaattctagtaagaaaaaaagactaTTATTCAAAGGTAGATTAAGCAATAccaatgaagaaagtaaaaCTTCCAACGCCAGACAGGTAATGGAAGATAAGAAGAGGGAAGAAACTAAAGAATCCGAAAGCATACAATTAACCACTCCTACGACATATGAAAAGAGTACGATTCCACCAATTGATGATAGTTCAGCATCAAACCCACTCGAGCTACCGGAGCCTACCACACCATCGAAGAAGTCATTTACCACTAATCACAATTTTACTTCTCCTCTAAagcaaataataatgaataatttgaaagaatacAAAGACACAACATCTCCAGGTAAATTGACGTTGAGTAGGAACTTCACACCAACACCCGTAccgaaaaataaaaagctCTACCAATCTTCGGAAACTAAATCAGCGAGTTCATTTTTGGATACCTTTGAAGGATACTttgatcaaagaaaaacggTGAGAACTAATGCAAAGTCAAGGCGTACTATGTCCATGGCTCCAGACGTCACCAGAGAAGAGTTTTCCCTTGTAACAAGcttttttaataaaaatttccaaagcCGTCCAAGACAAAAATTGTTcgaaattcaaaaaaaaatgtttccTCAGTATTGGTTCGAATTAACTCAaggattttctttattattttatggTGTAGGCTCTAAACGTAATTTCTTGGAAGAGTTTGCCATCGACTACTTATCTCCAAAAATCACATACTCACAGCAGGCTTACGAGTATGAATCTGAACAGAATGAATCCGTAAATGCCATTCCGTGTCTTATATTAAATGGTTATAACCCTAGCTGTAACTATCGTGACGTCTTCAAGGAAATCACGGATCTCCTAGTCCCCGCTGAATTGACAAGAAGCGAAACCAAGTATTGGGGCAATCATGTAATTTTACAGATCCAAAAAATGATTGATTTCTACAAGAATCAACCATTAGATATCAAGTTGATCCTCGTTGTGCACAATCTGGATGGACCCAGCATAAGGAAAAACACATTTCAAACGATGCTAAGTTACCTCTCCGTCATCAGACAGATTGCAATAGTAGCGTCTACAGACCATATATACGCTCCGTTGCTCTGGGATAACATGAAGGCCCAAAATTTTAACTTTGTATTTCACGATATTTCAAACTATGAACCGTCAACTGTTGAGTCCACGTTCCAAGATGTAATGAAAATGGGTAAGAGCGATACCAGCAGTGGTGCTGAAGGTGCTAAGTATGTCCTACAATCACTTACTATCAACTCCAAGAAGATGTATAAGTTGCTCATCGAAACACAGATGCAAAACATGGATAACCTGGCGGCTAACACGGGTCCAAAACGTGGTACTCAAAGAACAGGGGTGGAGCTCAAACTTTTCAATCACTTATGCGCTGCTGATTTTATCGCCTCCAATGAAATAGCCTTGAGGTCCATGCTAAGAGAATTCATCGAACATAAAATGGCCAATATCACGAAGAACAATTCAGGAATGGAGATTATTTGGGTACCGTACACGTACGCAGAACTAGATAAACTGCTGAAGACTGTCTTAAGTACTTTATAA
- the AKL1 gene encoding serine/threonine protein kinase AKL1 (similar to Saccharomyces cerevisiae AKL1 (YBR059C); ancestral locus Anc_3.273), producing the protein MSITNSTSRSVSAMGHPAVERFTPGHIVCVGTHKVEVINYLAEGGFAQIYMVKFVEYLNEFDNAASVPLKIGDVACLKRVLVQDENGLNEMRNEVEVMKKLKGAPNVVQYFDSNASRRRDGVQGFEVLLLMELCPNKSLLDYMNQRLSTKLTESEIVKIMYDVVLSISQMHYLPVPLIHRDIKIENVLVDANNNFKLADFGSTSTCFPIVTTHQDIALLTQNIYVHTTPQYRSPEMIDLYRCLPINEKSDIWALGIFLYKLLFFTTPFEMTGQFAILHSKYEFPVNKYSSKLINLIIIMLAENPNLRPNIYQVLYHLCEILNIEVPIEDKYTEGAYNFSKYTQFQNKLQNVQLQMYQLQQKKIMQNNKLSDSEENLLNDMFLSSFEISSKLPMNASDGPVTVSKMASPNASKEAEEEKEGHSNQGESIVSEDKSSRVNSSVNNSSAPNDLKEVNTIQSPGIEDKSIFKNKTPGELYYPSVSELDTYLDKELVKQPSDPTVCEQSPRLNPQSLPQRQKSTSSYSSGGRSMKSTSYGAAAIESEEGLTNEKSVGINKMKQHKSNNPFPKMNVAYHSTNELNNDAGNFFLEEQQQSQRYQPAQNQTGAQGNIYPDESQYQSIVEQHQQQQDQPKAPANYNQRNFYTGRDRANKPMQLGGTVAGDNGNRRINFQNISQNYATNSQSGYLSGQNASAIPMVRPVISMNQQQAQQIQAQQLQAQQLQAQQMQAKQQMQAKQQLQSQQLQAQQQIQIPNTNNNTNYVSDKPNQSTDDNRNAQVGEPPKLTENAVNESMHSSSKNEGLLIELSPLKEDAGKPSFEDKSQTVDMEDAVVPGSKGLNNHRNGVLNLSLNEMDLSRDGSTSVVSSFSSSSSSSTQPAKLSGRKGSSKRNNYLTDELEDSMVSSESIDIDLDDARRGKTSERRPLHNERSHKDLLRSNDANKPNQFKSMDFSSASTRQPRQSLDLNFQEVNLSSPTLTQEHRNKNESLAPQSHHSYRAPSHASTAISENKRHSTGHELSTRSTGKQDTHRTSSKQRHDLERYRHSKDKDSNSSITISTSNSSEMRKSFARARQSLDLERVRREAMASNGSSSGSSNGKRRSFFSVFRSEK; encoded by the coding sequence ATGTCGATCACGAATAGTACATCTAGAAGTGTTTCAGCGATGGGCCATCCGGCGGTAGAGAGGTTCACACCAGGTCACATTGTCTGCGTAGGTACACATAAAGTTGAAGTGATAAATTATCTAGCAGAAGGTGGCTTTGCACAAATTTACATGGTGAAGTTCGTAGAGTATCTTAATGAGTTCGATAATGCTGCAAGTGTTCCTTTGAAAATTGGTGATGTCGCATGTCTGAAAAGAGTATTAGTGCAAGATGAGAATGGATTGAACGAGATGAGAAATGAAGTTGAGgtgatgaagaagttgaaagGTGCCCCCAATGTGGTGCAGTACTTTGATTCTAATGCCTCTCGCCGTCGTGATGGAGTTCAAGGGTTCGAGGTTCTTTTGCTAATGGAATTGTGTCCAAACAAATCTTTGCTAGACTATATGAACCAACGATTGTCAACGAAGCTGACAGAGTCTGAGATTGTTAAAATTATGTACGATGTTGTTCTTTCAATCTCTCAAATGCACTATCTTCCGGTACCCTTGATTCATCGTGATATCAAGATTGAAAACGTCTTGGTAGATGCGAACAATAATTTCAAGTTAGCAGACTTTGGATCTACATCAACATGTTTCCCGATTGTTACAACTCATCAAGATATTGCTCTTCTGACTCAAAACATTTATGTCCATACTACTCCTCAGTATAGGTCTCCTGAAATGATTGATCTCTACAGATGTTTGCCCATAAACGAAAAATCAGACATATGGGCTCTgggaatttttctttacaaattgttatttttcacCACTCCTTTTGAGATGACAGGGCAGTTTGCCATACTTCATTCCAAGTATGAATTTCCTGTGAATAAATATTCATCAAAGCTAATCAACTTGATCATTATAATGTTGGCGGAGAACCCAAACTTGAGACCAAATATTTATCAAGTACTGTATCATTTATGTGAGATTCTAAATATAGAAGTGCCAATTGAGGATAAATACACGGAAGGCGCCTATAACTTCTCTAAATATACACAGTTTCAGAATAAACTACAAAATGTTCAATTGCAAATGTATCAGCtacaacaaaagaaaattatgCAGAATAATAAATTGAGTGACtcagaagaaaacttaTTGAATGATATGtttctttcctcttttgaaatttcatcTAAACTTCCTATGAACGCAAGTGACGGCCCTGTGACAGTTTCTAAAATGGCATCTCCGAACGCCAGCAAAGAAGccgaagaagaaaaggaggGTCACTCCAATCAAGGAGAGTCTATAGTATCTGAAGACAAATCATCAAGGGTCAATTCTAGCGTTAACAATTCTAGTGCACCCAATGATCTTAAGGAAGTCAATACAATTCAATCTCCAGGAATAGAGGACAAGtcaatttttaaaaataaaactccTGGAGAGTTATATTATCCGAGCGTAAGCGAATTAGATACCTACTTAGATAAAGAGTTGGTCAAGCAACCAAGTGATCCAACTGTTTGTGAACAAAGTCCTCGTTTGAATCCACAATCGCTGCCACAGAGGCAAAAGAGTACAAGTTCTTATTCTTCTGGTGGGAGATCAATGAAAAGTACTTCGTATGGTGCAGCAGCTATCGAATCAGAGGAGGGATTGACAAATGAGAAATCTGTTGGCATTAATAAGATGAAACAGCATAAATCAAATAATCCctttccaaaaatgaatGTTGCATATCATTCCACGAATGAATTGAACAATGATGCAGGTAACTTCTTTTTAGAAGAGCAACAACAGAGCCAAAGATATCAGCCAGCGCAAAATCAAACAGGAGCACAAGGGAATATCTATCCAGATGAATCACAGTATCAATCAATAGTAGAACAGCACCAACAACAGCAAGATCAGCCCAAAGCACCCGCTAACtataatcaaagaaatttttacaCTGGAAGAGATCGGGCTAATAAGCCTATGCAATTGGGTGGAACTGTTGCAGGCGATAATGGTAACAGAAGAATCAACTTTCAGAATATTTCTCAAAACTACGCCACTAACTCTCAGTCAGGATACCTTTCGGGTCAAAATGCCTCTGCAATTCCAATGGTAAGACCTGTTATTTCGATGAATCAGCAGCAGGCCCAACAGATACAAGCTCAGCAACTACAAGCTCAGCAACTACAAGCTCAACAGATGCAAGCCAAGCAACAGATGCAAGCCAAGCAGCAACTACAATCTCAACAATTGCAAGCTCAACAGCAAATACAAATCCCAAatacaaataataataccaaTTATGTCTCTGACAAACCCAACCAATCTACAGATGATAACAGAAATGCTCAGGTAGGTGAACCACCGAAATTAACAGAGAATGCTGTAAATGAATCAATGCATTCGTCTTCCAAAAATGAGGGTCTTTTGATTGAACTGTCACCgttaaaagaagatgcaGGAAAGCCATCTTTCGAAGATAAAAGTCAAACTGTGGATATGGAGGACGCGGTCGTCCCTGGAAGTAAAGGTTTGAACAATCATCGAAATGGCGTTCTGAATCTAAGTCTGAATGAAATGGACTTATCAAGAGACGGCAGCACCAGTGTCGTCTCTTCcttttcgtcttcttcatcttcttcaactcAACCAGCTAAGCTTTCTGGACGCAAAGGTTCGAGTAAGAGGAACAACTATTTAACAGATGAATTAGAAGATAGCATGGTTTCCAGCGAAAgtattgatattgatttGGATGATGCAAGAAGAGGCAAAACTTCTGAAAGAAGGCCGCTTCATAATGAAAGGAGTCATAAAGATTTGTTAAGATCAAATGATGCTAACAAGCCTAATCAATTCAAAAGCATGGACTTCAGTAGTGCGTCTACGAGGCAACCACGACAGTCCCTAGATCTTAATTTTCAAGAGGTAAACTTATCTTCTCCAACATTAACTCAAGAGCatagaaataaaaatgagtCATTAGCCCCGCAATCACACCACTCATATAGAGCTCCATCTCATGCTTCCACCGCAATAAGTGAGAATAAACGTCATAGTACTGGCCATGAACTGTCAACCCGGTCAACCGGTAAGCAAGACACACATAGGACCAGTTCTAAGCAAAGACACGATTTGGAAAGATACCGGCATTCTAAGGATAAGGACAGCAATAGTAGCATCACTATTAGCACTTCGAATTCATCAGAGATGAGAAAATCCTTTGCAAGGGCTCGGCAATCACTTGATTTAGAACGGGTTCGTCGTGAAGCAATGGCAAGTAATGGATCCAGTAGTGGTAGCAGTAACGGGAAAAGACGGTCCTTTTTCTCGGTTTTTAGAAGTGAGAAATGA
- the TRM7 gene encoding tRNA methyltransferase TRM7 (similar to Saccharomyces cerevisiae TRM7 (YBR061C); ancestral locus Anc_3.277) — protein MGKSSKDKRDLYYRKAKEQGYRARSAFKLLQLNEQFHFLDDPNLKRVVDLCAAPGSWSQVLSRKLFDESSNSNSEDRKIVAVDLQPMSPIPHVTTLQADITHPKTLARILNLFGNEKADFVCSDGAPDVTGLHDLDEYIQQQLIMSALQLTACILKKGGVFVAKIFRGRDIDMLYSQLGYLFDRIVCAKPRSSRGTSLEAFIVCLGYNPPSNWTPKLDINTSVDEFFQGCFLNKLCISDKLSPWDEEERNIAKFMACGSLESFDSDATYHDIPSSIVNSPSSLDPVQSPTNPPYKKALELKRSGKLTRSV, from the coding sequence ATGGGTAAAAGCAGCAAAGACAAAAGAGATTTGTATTACAGAAAGGCCAAAGAACAGGGCTACAGGGCTAGATCTGCTTTTAAATTACTTCAACTTAATGAACAATTTCACTTCTTGGATGATCCAAATTTAAAAAGAGTTGTAGATTTATGTGCCGCACCAGGCTCATGGTCACAAGTTCTTTCGAGAAAACTTTTTGACGAAAGTAGTAATTCAAATAGCGAGGATAGAAAAATTGTTGCAGTGGATTTACAACCAATGTCTCCTATACCTCATGTAACAACTTTACAAGCCGATATCACCCATCCTAAAACATTGGCTAGGATTCTGAACTTATTTGGTAATGAAAAGGCTGATTTTGTTTGCAGTGATGGTGCTCCTGATGTCACTGGGTTGCACGATCTTGACGAATACATTCAGCAACAATTAATCATGAGTGCGCTACAACTAACCGCATGTATTCTGAAAAAAGGTGGAGTTTTTGTGGCGAAGATCTTCAGAGGCCGTGATATAGATATGCTATACTCACAATTAGGTTATTTATTTGATAGAATTGTCTGCGCAAAGCCAAGATCGTCAAGAGGTACATCTCTAGAGgcttttattgtttgtttAGGCTACAACCCACCATCTAATTGGACACCAAAATTGGACATCAATACCTCTGTTGATGAGTTCTTTCAAGGCTGTTTCCTAAATAAGTTATGCATATCAGACAAATTGTCTCCTTgggatgaagaagaaagaaacataGCAAAGTTTATGGCTTGCGGCAGTCTTGAAAGTTTTGACTCAGACGCTACCTATCATGACATACCTTCCTCCATTGTAAATTCTCCATCTTCCTTAGACCCTGTTCAAAGTCCTACGAACCCTCCCTACAAGAAAGCTTTGGAGTTAAAAAGAAGCGGAAAACTTACAAGGTCTGTTTAA
- the TSC3 gene encoding Tsc3p (similar to Saccharomyces cerevisiae TSC3 (YBR058C-A); ancestral locus Anc_3.272) has protein sequence MTLHKNSMVYIPTIKEAKRRDGKSGGILNAIEELIEKLYWTYYIHLPFYLMASFDSFFLHVFFLTIFSLSFFGIIKYCFL, from the coding sequence ATGACACTACACAAAAACTCAATGGTGTACATACCCACCATCAAGGAAGCTAAAAGACGTGACGGGAAATCAGGAGGGATACTAAATGCCATTGAAGAGttgattgaaaaactttattggacttattatattcatttaccCTTTTATTTGATGGCGTCTTTCGACTCATTTTTTCTccatgtttttttcctcaCAATTTTTAGTTTGAGTTTCTTCGGTATAATCAAATATTGCTTCCTTTAA
- the SMKI02G1710 gene encoding lysine--tRNA ligase produces the protein MPQQDDVKSTREGGANLHLDEVTGEMVSKSELKKRIKQRQVEAKKAAKKATAQPKPASKKKTDLLADLDPSQYFEARSRQIQEMRKSHEPNPYPHKFQVSISNPEFLVKYAHLKKGETLPEEKVSIAGRIHAKRESGSKLKFYVLHGDGVEVQLMSQLQDYCDPDSYEKDHDLLKRGDIVGVEGYVGRTQPKKGGEGEVSIFVSRVQLLTPCLHMLPADHFGFKDQETRYRKRYLDLIMNKDARNRFITRSEIIRYIRKFLDQRKFIEVETPMMNVIAGGATAKPFVTHHNDLDMDMYMRIAPELFLKELVVGGLDRVYEIGRQFRNEGIDMTHNPEFTTCEFYQAYADVYDLMDMTELMFSEMVKEITGSYIIKYHPDPADPAKELELNFSRPWKRINMIEELEKVFNVKFPSGDQLHTAETGEFLKKVLSDNKLECPPPLTNARMLDKLVGELEDMCINPTFIFGHPQMMSPLAKYSRDQPGLCERFEVFVATKEICNAYTELNDPFDQRARFEEQARQKDQGDDEAQLVDETFCNALEYGLPPTGGWGCGIDRLAMFLTDSNTIREVLLFPTLKPDVLRDEVKREGEEK, from the coding sequence ATGCCACAGCAAGATGACGTTAAGTCCACTCGCGAGGGTGGCGCCAACTTACATCTCGATGAGGTCACTGGAGAAATGGTTTCTAAGtctgaattgaaaaagcgTATCAAGCAAAGGCAAGTTGAAGCTAAGAAGGCAGCCAAAAAGGCTACTGCTCAACCAAAGCCAGCttccaaaaagaaaactgatTTACTAGCTGATTTGGATCCATCACAGTACTTCGAAGCAAGATCTCGCCAAATCCAAGAGATGAGAAAGAGCCACGAACCAAATCCATATCCTCATAAATTTCAGGTTTCTATATCCAATCCTGAGTTTTTAGTTAAATACGCacatttgaaaaagggTGAAACTTTACCAGAGGAAAAGGTTTCCATCGCTGGTAGAATTCATGCTAAAAGAGAATCAGGTTCTAAATTAAAGTTTTACGTTCTTCATGGTGACGGTGTCGAAGTTCAACTAATGTCTCAATTGCAGGACTATTGTGACCCAGACTCTTATGAAAAAGATCACGACCTTTTGAAGAGGGGTGATATTGTTGGTGTCGAAGGTTATGTCGGAAGAACCCAGCCTAAGAAGGGTGGTGAAGGTGAAGTATCTATTTTTGTTAGCAGAGTGCAATTACTGACACCATGTTTGCATATGTTACCTGCAGACCATTTTGGTTTCAAGGACCAAGAAACTAGATATAGAAAACGTTATTTGGATTTGATCATGAACAAAGACGCTAGAAACCGTTTTATTACTCGTTCTGAAATTATCCGTTATATTAGAAAATTCCTGgaccaaagaaaatttattgaagtGGAAACTCCGATGATGAACGTTATCGCTGGTGGGGCCACTGCTAAGCCATTTGTCACTCACCATAATGATCTTGATATGGACATGTACATGAGAATTGCTCCGGAATTAttcttgaaagaattaGTTGTCGGTGGTTTGGACCGTGTTTATGAAATTGGCAGACAATTCAGAAATGAAGGTATCGATATGACACATAATCCGGAATTCACCACTTGTGAGTTCTATCAAGCATATGCAGATGTATATGATTTGATGGATATGACCGAATTGATGTTTTCAGAGATGGTCAAGGAGATCACTGGTTCTTACATCATCAAATACCATCCAGACCCTGCTGATCCTGCTAAAGAACTAGAATTGAACTTTTCGAGGCCATGGAAGAGAATTAATATGATTGAAGAATTGGAGAAAGTATTTAACGTCAAATTTCCATCCGGTGATCAATTGCATACCGCTGAAACTGGtgagtttttgaaaaaagttctttCCGACAATAAACTGGAATGTCCTCCTCCCTTAACCAATGCTCGTATGTTAGACAAACTTGTTGGTGAATTAGAAGACATGTGTATCAATCCAACTTTCATCTTTGGTCACCCTCAAATGATGTCTCCATTGGCCAAGTACTCAAGAGATCAACCCGGCCTATGTGAGCGTTTTGAAGTCTTTGTTGCTACAAAGGAAATCTGTAATGCTTACACCGAATTGAACGATCCCTTTGACCAAAGAGCTCGTTTCGAGGAGCAAGCAAGACAAAAGGATCAAGGTGATGACGAAGCTCAATTGGTCGACGAGACCTTCTGTAATGCTCTAGAGTACGGTTTACCACCAACAGGTGGTTGGGGTTGTGGAATTGATAGACTTGCCATGTTCTTGACCGATTCCAACACTATTAGGGAAGTCTTGTTATTTCCAACTTTGAAACCTGATGTTTTGAGAGATGAAGTCAAAAGggaaggagaagaaaaatga
- the CNM1 gene encoding Cnm1p (similar to Saccharomyces cerevisiae YBR063C): MEKLGLKSTFPYEYGFDFKTTRLEILNSTKSETALLFSGLSRILARILKYSYNFLASFSLAIKVITESVATVGSREYANSLQIDATERDDEEDVWGSIVLLGVIFSSLIYSCSGKNTFMKRRGNSTEGDECSFKASKPLSIIINIIGNSPNNKGIFVEEKNYEKFMDLHLKESVFDICVPSVVDFSQTEKVFVPDDFGRLSLSSNENTTEALVQATQTLSDIKALTNSTLTNSARGDFLKETERSISKGKEVVKHSVGYNRSLLHYAKKCVHKRNEIMGGFPVQENADSVGKKIHNICESTLIMENRLSNEVFLALFEREPIFFISSLSIEEMRAYEEKQKLFDEMPHGDLGFYDENKIITRTYNLLKVDSQRNWSMKRNISVPSKKMVMNEKGAASTLLWYSTHL; this comes from the coding sequence ATGGAGAAACTCGGTTTAAAAAGCACTTTTCCGTATGAATATGGCTTTGACTTTAAAACGACAAGACTGGAAATTCTAAATTCTACAAAAAGTGAAACAGCTCTTTTGTTTTCCGGTTTAAGTAGAATTTTGGccagaattttgaaatactCGTATAATTTTTTAGCTTCTTTTTCCCTCGCCATCAAAGTTATTACCGAAAGTGTGGCCACAGTCGGCTCCCGAGAGTATGCTAACAGTTTACAGATTGATGCAACAGAAAGAGATGACGAGGAAGATGTTTGGGGATCGATAGTGCTCTTAGGGGTAATTTTTAGCAGTTTAATCTATTCGTGTAGTGGAAAGAATACTTTTATGAAGAGGCGTGGTAACTCAACTGAAGGTGATGAATGTAGTTTCAAGGCCAGCAAACCTTTATCAATTATAATTAACATTATTGGAAATAGTCCCAATAACAAGGGTATTTTTgtggaagagaaaaattatGAAAAGTTTATGGATTTACATTTGAAGGAGTCTGTTTTCGACATCTGTGTTCCAAGTGTAGTAGACTTCAGCCAAactgaaaaagtttttgtGCCTGATGATTTTGGCAGGCTCAGCCTTTCAAGTAACGAAAATACAACGGAGGCATTAGTACAGGCAACTCAGACACTTTCCGACATTAAAGCACTGACAAACAGCACACTGACCAATAGCGCGAGAggagattttttgaaagaaacagaaagaaGTATAAGTAAAGGAAAGGAAGTGGTTAAACATTCCGTGGGATACAATAGATCTCTGCTTCATTACGCCAAAAAATGTGTGcataaaagaaatgaaatcatGGGAGGATTCCCTGTTCAAGAGAATGCAGATTCTGTGGGTAAGAAGATTCATAATATATGTGAATCTACTTTAATTATGGAGAACCGGCTAAGCAATGAAGTTTTCCTGGCTTTGTTCGAGAGAGAAcctatattttttattagcaGCCTttcaattgaagaaatgagagcatatgaagaaaaacaaaagctATTCGATGAAATGCCTCATGGAGACCTTGGTTTTTATGATGagaataaaattattaCTAGAACCTACAATTTGCTTAAAGTCGACAGTCAAAGAAATTGGTCAATGAAGCGTAATATTTCAGTTCCCtctaaaaaaatggtaatgAACGAAAAAGGCGCAGCCTCTACTTTGTTGTGGTACTCCACTCATCTATAG